The Ancylobacter sp. WKF20 genome contains a region encoding:
- a CDS encoding pyruvate kinase, with translation MTKHLALTADQLDTLDDSGLMDAVLALRAAVLAESEPRLSAFADAAGRPDAALANLAHYLAVRRHDLRPLQRQLMRRGLSSLGRLESRVIPTLDAVIVALAALAGRESPLPRPDAPDFFAGAARLDAAAQAALGPEPQGRATRIMVTLPSEAAGEPDFLLALARRGMDIARINCAHDDAAAWRAMAAHARAAGETLGRRITVLMDIAGPKIRTGAVLPMKKGKPTGRLMTGDVFRLVAGGEPRIDEAVPYSAAVSLPEIVTRLSVGDRVRYDDGKIEGVVESVSDGEAVIRVRHARAAGTKLKPEKGLNLPDTALGLAPLTDKDDADLATVIDCADMVGYSFVSRPEDIDLLDEAIARHGAERAHPLGLMAKIERPEAVTNLPALIARAARRGGFSVMIARGDLAAEIGFERLAEMQEELLWICEAAAVPTIWATQVLEDLVRDGVPSRGEMTDAAMAARAECVMLNKGPAVGEAVELLDRLLARMSDHLDKKTPQLRALTSW, from the coding sequence ATGACCAAGCACCTCGCCTTGACCGCCGACCAGCTCGACACGCTCGACGACAGCGGGCTAATGGACGCCGTCCTCGCCCTTCGCGCCGCCGTGCTGGCGGAATCGGAACCGCGCCTCTCTGCCTTCGCCGACGCGGCCGGGCGGCCGGATGCCGCCCTCGCCAATCTCGCCCATTACCTCGCCGTGCGCCGGCATGATCTGCGCCCGCTCCAGCGCCAGCTCATGCGCCGGGGCCTGTCCTCGCTCGGCCGGCTGGAAAGCCGCGTCATCCCGACGCTCGACGCGGTGATCGTGGCGCTGGCCGCGCTCGCCGGCCGCGAGTCGCCCCTGCCCCGGCCAGACGCGCCCGACTTCTTCGCCGGCGCCGCCCGGCTCGATGCCGCGGCACAGGCCGCGCTCGGGCCTGAGCCGCAGGGCCGCGCCACCCGCATCATGGTCACGCTGCCCAGCGAGGCGGCGGGCGAGCCGGACTTCCTGCTCGCCCTCGCCCGGCGCGGCATGGACATCGCCCGCATCAACTGCGCCCATGACGATGCCGCCGCCTGGCGCGCCATGGCGGCCCATGCGCGCGCCGCCGGCGAGACGCTCGGCCGGCGCATCACCGTGCTGATGGACATTGCCGGGCCGAAGATCCGCACCGGCGCCGTGCTGCCGATGAAGAAGGGCAAGCCCACCGGCCGCCTGATGACCGGCGACGTCTTCCGGCTGGTTGCCGGAGGCGAGCCGCGCATCGACGAGGCCGTGCCCTACAGCGCCGCCGTCTCGCTGCCGGAGATCGTCACCCGCCTGAGCGTCGGCGACCGCGTGCGCTACGACGACGGCAAGATCGAGGGCGTGGTGGAAAGCGTCAGCGACGGCGAGGCGGTGATCCGCGTGCGCCATGCCCGCGCCGCCGGCACCAAGCTGAAGCCGGAAAAGGGCCTCAACCTGCCGGACACCGCCCTCGGCCTCGCCCCGCTCACCGACAAGGATGACGCCGACCTCGCCACCGTCATCGACTGCGCCGACATGGTCGGCTATTCCTTCGTCAGCCGGCCGGAAGACATCGACCTGCTCGATGAGGCCATCGCCCGCCATGGGGCGGAACGTGCCCACCCGCTGGGTCTCATGGCGAAGATCGAGCGGCCGGAGGCGGTGACCAACCTGCCGGCGCTCATCGCACGCGCCGCCCGTCGCGGCGGCTTCAGCGTGATGATCGCGCGCGGCGACCTCGCCGCCGAGATCGGCTTCGAGCGCCTCGCCGAGATGCAGGAAGAGCTGCTGTGGATCTGCGAGGCGGCAGCGGTGCCGACCATCTGGGCGACGCAGGTGCTGGAAGACCTCGTGCGCGACGGCGTGCCCTCGCGCGGCGAGATGACGGACGCCGCCATGGCCGCCCGCGCCGAATGCGTGATGCTCAACAAGGGGCCGGCGGTGGGCGAGGCGGTCGAACTGCTCGACCGGCTGCTCGCCCGCATGTCGGATCATCTCGACAAGAAGACCCCGCAGCTGCGCGCCCTCACCTCCTGGTGA
- a CDS encoding DsbE family thiol:disulfide interchange protein, translating into MSAPEPSPEPAAPRRRLLVLLPLVLFLALAGLFYGRLFSGDPSRVPSALIGRAAPALDLAPLEGLSRDGAPVPGLTSADLKGEVTVLNVFASWCVPCRDEHPFLVQLSQMKGFRLVGLNYKDDAENARRFLGRFGNPYAAVGVDPNGRTAIDWGVYGVPETFVVSRDGRIVYKYIGPIDAEGLKARLIPEIDKAMAANLPAGTTPTPGGS; encoded by the coding sequence GTGAGCGCGCCCGAGCCGTCGCCCGAACCCGCCGCGCCGCGCCGCCGGCTGCTGGTGCTGCTGCCCCTCGTGCTCTTTCTCGCGCTGGCCGGCTTGTTCTATGGCCGGCTGTTCTCCGGCGATCCCTCGCGCGTGCCCTCCGCCCTGATCGGCCGCGCCGCGCCCGCGCTCGACCTCGCCCCGCTTGAGGGCCTGTCGCGTGACGGCGCGCCGGTGCCCGGCCTCACCTCCGCGGACCTTAAGGGCGAGGTGACGGTGCTGAACGTCTTCGCCTCCTGGTGCGTGCCCTGCCGCGACGAGCACCCCTTCCTCGTCCAGCTGTCGCAGATGAAGGGTTTCCGTCTCGTCGGCCTCAACTACAAGGACGACGCGGAGAACGCCCGCCGCTTCCTCGGCCGCTTCGGCAACCCCTATGCGGCGGTGGGCGTCGACCCGAACGGGCGCACGGCGATCGACTGGGGCGTCTATGGCGTGCCGGAGACCTTCGTCGTCAGCCGCGACGGGCGGATCGTCTACAAATATATCGGCCCGATCGACGCCGAGGGCCTCAAGGCCCGGCTGATCCCGGAAATCGACAAGGCGATGGCGGCGAACCTTCCCGCCGGGACGACGCCGACGCCCGGCGGTTCCTGA
- the ccmD gene encoding heme exporter protein CcmD produces the protein MLGEHGFFILASYGVSALALGALALSTVLQGRSVRRRLAEMDARGVRRRSAGRDR, from the coding sequence ATGCTCGGTGAGCATGGGTTCTTCATCCTCGCCTCCTATGGGGTGAGCGCGCTGGCGCTGGGCGCGCTCGCGCTCTCGACCGTGCTTCAGGGGCGCTCGGTGCGCCGGCGACTGGCCGAGATGGATGCGCGCGGCGTGCGCCGCCGCTCGGCGGGACGCGACCGGTGA
- a CDS encoding DUF930 domain-containing protein, whose product MARSTRDEMMLLEPSERIEQVCNTKAMGEVQRSKGLHPDEMVAYAYRDPQVKGWRIKAPGAAVRSGSTWYHLAYDCETEHDGLDVKSFTFTLGAAIPTSEWGAHYLVAP is encoded by the coding sequence ATGGCCCGGTCGACCCGCGACGAAATGATGCTGCTGGAGCCTTCCGAGCGCATCGAGCAGGTCTGCAACACCAAGGCGATGGGCGAGGTCCAGCGCAGCAAGGGCCTGCACCCGGACGAGATGGTGGCCTATGCCTATCGCGATCCGCAGGTGAAGGGCTGGCGCATCAAGGCGCCGGGTGCCGCCGTGCGCAGCGGCAGCACCTGGTATCACCTCGCCTATGATTGCGAGACCGAGCATGACGGGCTGGACGTGAAGAGCTTCACCTTCACCCTCGGCGCGGCCATCCCGACCAGCGAATGGGGCGCGCACTATCTCGTCGCGCCCTGA
- a CDS encoding heme ABC transporter permease, producing the protein MALMDLANPTRFLALSGRVLPWLTGAALVTLAIGFYLAWLAPADYQQGETVKIMYIHVPFAWLAMFGYSLLALSALGILVWRHPLADVAHKAMAPIGAVFAFLCLVTGSLWGRPMWGTYWVWDARLTSMLVLLLLYLGLLALRSAIEDPNQAGRAAAVLSLVGFVNVPIVKFSVDWWNTLHQPASVFRMDGPTIHPSLLWPLLICATGFTLLMLALHMAAMRTEILRRRLRALEARAAAEAAYA; encoded by the coding sequence ATGGCGCTGATGGACCTTGCCAACCCCACCCGTTTCCTCGCCCTCTCCGGGCGGGTGCTGCCATGGCTGACGGGCGCCGCCCTCGTCACCCTCGCCATCGGCTTTTATCTCGCCTGGCTCGCGCCCGCCGATTACCAGCAGGGCGAGACGGTGAAGATCATGTACATCCATGTGCCCTTCGCCTGGCTCGCCATGTTCGGCTACTCGCTGCTGGCGCTGTCCGCGCTCGGCATCCTGGTCTGGCGCCACCCGCTGGCCGATGTCGCGCACAAGGCGATGGCGCCCATCGGCGCGGTGTTCGCCTTCCTCTGCCTCGTCACCGGCTCGCTCTGGGGCCGGCCCATGTGGGGTACCTATTGGGTGTGGGACGCGCGCCTCACCTCGATGCTCGTCCTGCTGCTGCTCTATCTCGGCCTGCTGGCGCTGCGCTCGGCGATCGAGGACCCCAACCAGGCCGGCCGCGCCGCCGCCGTGCTGTCGCTGGTCGGTTTCGTCAATGTGCCCATCGTGAAGTTCTCAGTGGACTGGTGGAACACGCTGCACCAGCCGGCCTCGGTGTTCCGCATGGACGGGCCGACCATCCATCCCAGCCTGCTCTGGCCGCTGCTCATCTGCGCCACCGGCTTCACCCTGCTCATGCTCGCGCTGCACATGGCGGCGATGCGCACCGAGATCCTGCGCCGGCGCCTGCGCGCGCTGGAAGCCCGCGCCGCGGCCGAGGCCGCCTATGCCTGA